A single window of Verrucomicrobiia bacterium DNA harbors:
- a CDS encoding sulfide/dihydroorotate dehydrogenase-like FAD/NAD-binding protein has protein sequence MHRIVRRTPLSPNVTRLEVEARRIAETRAPGQFVIVQRTLESERIPLTIADADPAAGVITLVVQAVGKSTRELVAMAEGEAIATVCGPLGRPTELIERGHALCIGGGVGTAVVHPIAQGLHRRGVRVTSIIGGRAKEWVIYEAELRRLGEVVVCTDDGSYGRKGFVTDAARELLAQGGVDIVYAVGPVPMMRAVAELTRPLKVHTIVSLNPIMVDGTGMCGGCRVDVGGKTLFACVDGPEFDGHQVDFDLLADRLQTYRAHEQKLMQDHACFIGLPTA, from the coding sequence GCGGCTGGAGGTGGAGGCGCGGCGCATCGCGGAGACGCGGGCGCCGGGGCAATTTGTCATTGTGCAGCGCACGCTGGAGTCGGAGCGGATACCGTTGACCATCGCGGACGCGGATCCGGCGGCGGGCGTGATAACACTGGTGGTGCAGGCGGTGGGCAAAAGCACGCGCGAGCTGGTGGCGATGGCGGAGGGGGAGGCGATTGCCACGGTGTGCGGCCCGCTGGGACGGCCCACGGAGCTGATTGAGCGCGGTCATGCCTTGTGCATTGGCGGGGGGGTGGGCACGGCGGTGGTGCATCCCATTGCCCAGGGTTTGCATCGCCGCGGGGTGCGTGTCACCAGCATCATAGGGGGCCGGGCGAAAGAATGGGTGATTTACGAGGCCGAGCTGCGGCGGCTGGGGGAAGTGGTGGTCTGCACGGATGACGGCTCCTATGGCCGTAAGGGTTTTGTGACCGATGCCGCCCGCGAGCTGCTGGCCCAAGGGGGGGTGGACATCGTGTATGCCGTGGGGCCGGTGCCCATGATGCGCGCGGTGGCGGAGCTGACGCGGCCCCTGAAGGTGCACACCATCGTTTCGCTCAATCCGATCATGGTGGATGGGACAGGGATGTGCGGGGGCTGCCGGGTGGATGTGGGGGGCAAGACGCTGTTTGCCTGTGTGGACGGCCCGGAGTTTGACGGACATCAGGTGGATTTTGATTTGCTGGCTGATCGTTTGCAAACGTATCGCGCGCACGAGCAAAAGCTGATGCAGGATCACGCCTGTTTCATCGGCCTGCCCACGGCCTAA